From one Eucalyptus grandis isolate ANBG69807.140 chromosome 9, ASM1654582v1, whole genome shotgun sequence genomic stretch:
- the LOC104418576 gene encoding uncharacterized protein LOC104418576 isoform X2 — protein sequence MANPGVGSKFVSVNLNKSYGQHAQHYQGSSYGHSRARVGGHGGGGGGGGGGGGGGMVVLSRPRSSQKAGPKLSVPPPLNLPSLRKEHEKFDTLGTSGSAAGGGASGSGMRPGSSGMGWTKPANVGLQEKEVSGSGDKGVSGAVDLDMHSAVDALNKGGSAYMPPSARPGPVVSAYLPVEKPTVLRGEDFPSLRAAVPAVSGSSQRQKDGLNLKQKLLSGEEAGNEQRPSSHTSSLVDMRPQGLSSHHTFANGVHQNGDGNHTFGSSRTSEQSRKQDDYLSGPLPLVRLNPRSDWADDERDTSRGLIERGRDNVFSKSEAYWDGDFDMPKASFPPLKPVHGSLDRWGQRDNETGKYSSSEVHRADPYGRDVRISGGEGREGSSWRISSPIPKGGAGVQESRNDRNNLGVRSFMLSTETKKDNKHVASPFRDGALDDLGRKDNAYGQGGRLLWNSNLDSFNSRGTERMARDTKYPGDGPQNSSASKSSSGGKGLPVNDSILNFTKDKRPFSKNEKPYLEDPFLKDFGDGRDSLSGSLVGMVKRKKDMLKQTDFYDPVRESFEAELERVQKMQEQERQRILEEQERALELARREEEERARLAREQEEMQRRLEEEAKEAAWRAEQERLEALRRAEEQRIAREEEKRRVLLEEERRKQAAKQKLLELEERMAKKQAETVRGSSNSLIADERSAALLKEKDTWRVADTGDWEDSENMVERITTPVFSDSSTFNRTFDMGSRPNISRDSSISMERGKASNAWRRDPFETGSSSTFGLAEQEGGHYGPRRDASHGGITLQRKEFSGAGYVPYRNYNRGGLSEPQMDDFPHTRGQRWNLIDGDPVNRNPELDPEFHENFNERFAGDVGWGQRQSHDYPYPPSSEQFYQNSEVNGSYSSGRSRYSMRQPRVLPPPSLSSLHKNARGGEIEHPGPSYLLDSEMKHTGSAQSGSTLNVGHRVGNQEDVDHDLVVVKQENTDEQKLDPHIAPRCDSQSSLSVSSPPDSPIHLSHDDLDESGDYPVKSAAGQDGDFLIPEKEAVVLPTNAGQVTDAPGSISSEDGGEWTEENDELLQEQEEYDEDEEGYREEDEVREADDEIGDRHQEFDDIHLESERSAGLGDNLVLGFNEGVEVPVPSDEYEQSPRNRELAYAVLSVSLGHCQEEESSVRLSSDVRTGQHVDSSPQSSMDASSRLLQEAEKAMQGLEIKPNNIDVTSAASQILDNTDAPVRHVVPSSGNLILHSTASAVAAHAEAPKLQFGLFSGPSLIPSPVPAIQIGSIQMPLHLHPQVTPSLSPMQQAHPPIFQFGQLRYSSAFPPGIVPMASPPVSLVQPSVPANFSFNHNRDGSLSVQPSQEIPAQNLVKMDDASLSAESQPGVVPRHFILPQDKAMKNLNPLPAREKAEGMLTIQQDRAENSQFVEGKNVPDFQLEQLDQQNEGGKNYKFMSNSKKWEGQGITGIPSSQAIRKEKDFNGSRVHGSVNGGKVKHYVFKVKTPASRSSIPENEVSQSDSAGYQRRQRRTVRRTEFRVRENSEKRRSAIPGSPSLLGLDDRSSVNARSAGRTGSGKAVSSNNLPKRTFESESVRSGSMNTQEVESRSRNEKRSLKESISKSQSVHQPLSLEQIPKSNVHEEDIDAPLQSGVVRIFQQPGIEAPSDEDDFIEVRSKRQMLNDKREQREKEIKVPRKSRPLQNNNFPSGSKRISSLRSGETLTTGHTDFATADGRDLANIEVSVDFSASMASQPLAPIGTLAAKSEAQGDSVPQNIMSPLPGDIGKSLGPAPGSILKSKNKVMDNVQPLDSWGNSGINQQVMSLTQSQLDEAMKPAKFDAHVSVGESSFTVTESSVPLTSISAKDKSFSSAASPINSLLAGEKIQFGAVTSPTVLPPSSHALSHGIGPPNSCLPDVQVSHKLPGAEDGCNIFFEKDKNSGEPCVHLEDSEAAAEAAASAVAVAAISSDEIVGNGLGCSVSVSDAKTFGAVDVDGISAGVAGEQESANHLRAEEPLNVSLPADLSVETPPISMWQPLTSSQSTSSQMLSHFPGGPPSHFPFYEMNPMMGSPIFAFGPNEESASTQQQSQKSSAPNSGPHGSWPQGHSGVDSFYGPPAGFTGPFISPGGIPGVQGPPHMVVYNHFAPVGQFGQVGLSFMGTAFIPSGRQPDWKHNPASAPMVGEGDMNNLNAVSAQRNPANMPAPIQHLAPGSPLLPMASPMFDVPPFQTNPEMSVHTRWTHLPASPLQSSSMSLPMQQQQAGALPAQFNNGPSVDQSLAANRYAETRTSTPESSRNFPVATDASGSRLPDELGLLDPSSSSSGASTSIVTKNSPLNASNVNHQNRSDNDGCSSETAAVFENKSSQQRSISSQNYSSSSVYNYQRGGPSQKGNEWPHRRTGFPGRNNSYGSEKSFASSKVKQIYVAKQTIGGKTATS from the exons ATGGCCAACCCGGGAGTCGGGAGCAAATTCGTGTCAGTGAACTTGAACAAGTCTTACGGGCAGCATGCGCAGCACTACCAGGGGAGCTCTTATGGCCATAGCCGAGCCCGGGTGGGTGGTCACggcggtggaggtggaggtggaggtggaggtggaggtggaggtatGGTGGTGCTTTCGCGGCCTCGTAGCTCACAGAAAGCTGGGCCCAAGCTTTCTGTTCCACCCCCCTTGAACTTGCCGTCCCTGCGGAAGGAGCATGAGAAATTCGATACCTTGGGAACCAGCGGCAGTGCTGCTGGCGGAGGGGCGAGTGGAAGTGGGATGAGGCCCGGTTCATCTGGTATGGGATGGACTAAGCCTGCAAATGTCGGATTGCAGGAGAAGGAAGTTTCTGGTTCTGGTGATAAGGGTGTTTCTGGGGCAGTTGATCTGGATATGCATAGTGCTGTTGATGCGTTGAACAAGGGAGGTAGTGCATATATGCCACCTTCGGCTCGGCCTGGACCTGTGGTGTCTGCATATCTGCCGGTGGAGAAACCTACAGTTTTGAGGGGAGAGGACTTCCCCTCTTTGCGAGCTGCGGTTCCTGCTGTATCTGGCTCATCACAGAGGCAGAAGGATGGTCTGAATCTGAAACAAAAGCTGTTATCAGGTGAAGAAGCAGGTAATGAGCAGAGGCCAAGCTCTCATACGAGCTCCCTTGTTGATATGCGTCCTCAAGGGCTGTCATCTCATCATACTTTTGCTAATGGAGTCCATCAAAATGGCGATGGGAATCATACTTTTGGCAGTTCTCGAACGTCCGAGCAGAGTCGAAAGCAGGATGATTACCTTTCAGGGCCACTGCCTCTTGTTCGCTTGAATCCAAGGTCTGATTGGGCTGATGATGAGCGTGATACTAGTCGTGGTTTGATAGAACGTGGCAGAGATAATGTCTTTTCAAAGAGTGAAGCCTATTGGGATGGGGATTTTGATATGCCCAAGGCAAGTTTTCCGCCTCTCAAACCGGTTCATGGTTCTCTTGACAGGTGGGGTCAGCGTGACAATGAAACTGGGAAATATTCTTCCAGTGAAGTCCATCGAGCAGACCCTTATGGCAGAGATGTGAGAATATCTGGTGGCGAAGGCAGGGAAGGAAGCTCATGGAGAATATCTTCCCCCATTCCAAAAGGTGGAGCTGGTGTGCAAGAATCCAGAAACGACAGAAACAATCTAGGTGTCAGGTCATTTATGTTGAGTACTGAAACAAAAAAGGATAACAAGCACGTGGCTTCACCTTTTAGAGATGGTGCTCTAGATGATCTTGGAAGGAAGGACAATGCTTATGGACAAGGCGGGAGACTGTTGTGGAACAGCAATTTAGATTCATTTAATAGTCGAGGAACAGAGCGGATGGCGAGAGACACCAAATACCCTGGTGATGGTCCACAGAATAGTTCAGCATCCAAAAGCTCATCTGGTGGTAAAGGCCTTCCTGTGAATGATTCAATACTTAATTTTACAAAGGACAAACGCCCGTTTTCGAAGAATGAAAAGCCTTATCTGGAGGATCCTTTCTTAAAGGATTTTGGTGATGGACGGGATTCTCTTTCTGGAAGCCTGGTTGGCatggtgaaaaggaaaaaagatatgCTTAAGCAGACCGACTTTTATGATCCTGTCAGGGAGTCTTTTGAGGCTGAACTTGAGAGAGTTCAGAAGATGCAAGAGCAGGAACGACAGCGCATTCTTGAGGAACAAGAAAGAGCCTTGGAGCTTGCCCGtcgggaagaggaggagagagctAGGCTAGCCAGAGAGCAAGAGGAAATGCAGAGAAggcttgaagaagaagccaaagaagctGCCTGGAGAGCAGAACAAGAAAGGTTGGAAGCCTTGCGCAGAGCTGAGGAGCAGAGGATAGCGAGGGAAGAGGAGAAGCGGAGGGTTCTCttagaggaagagaggagaaaacagGCAGCTAAGCAAAAGCTTTTAGAACTAGAGGAGAGGATGGCCAAGAAGCAGGCTGAAACAGTAAGAGGTAGTAGCAACTCTCTAATTGCAGATGAGAGGTCTGCAGCGTTGCTGAAAGAGAAAGACACTTGGAGAGTAGCAGATACAGGTGATTGGGAAGATAGTGAAAATATGGTTGAGAGGATTACTACTCCAGTATTTTCTGATTCTTCTACTTTCAATAGAACATTTGACATGGGCAGCAGGCCAAATATCTCTCGGGATAGTTCAATATCAATGGAAAGAGGGAAAGCTTCTAATGCATGGAGAAGGGACCCATTTGAGACAGGGAGCAGCTCAACCTTTGGTCTGGCAGAACAAGAGGGTGGTCATTATGGCCCCAGACGAGATGCATCACATGGAGGAATAACATTACAGAGGAAAGAGTTCAGTGGAGCTGGATATGTCCCTTACAGGAATTACAATAGAGGAGGGTTGTCAGAGCCTCAGATGGATGATTTCCCTCACACGAGAGGGCAAAGGTGGAATCTTATTGATGGAGATCCTGTTAATAGGAATCCTGAGCTTGATCCTGAGTTTCATGAGAATTTTAATGAGAGGTTTGCTGGTGATGTTGGGTGGGGACAACGTCAGTCCCATGATTATCCTTATCCTCCATCTTCTGAACAATTTTATCAGAATTCTGAGGTCAATGGCTCTTATTCTTCTGGGAGGTCAAGGTATTCCATGAGGCAGCCTCGtgttcttcctcctccttcattaTCTTCGCTGCATAAGAATGCACGTGGAGGTGAAATTGAGCATCCAGGACCATCATATTTACTAGATAGCGAGATGAAGCATACAGGGTCTGCACAAAGTGGATCTACTCTGAATGTGGGTCACAGGGTGGGTAATCAAGAGGATGTGGATCATGACTTAGTTGTTGTCAAGCAAGAGAACACTGATGAGCAGAAACTAGATCCACATATTGCACCAAGGTGTGACTCCCaatcctctctctctgtttcgAGCCCCCCTGATTCTCCTATTCATCTTTCTCATGATGATTTGGATGAATCTGGGGACTATCCTGTGAAGTCAGCAGCTGGACAGGATGGAGATTTTCTCATCCCTGAAAAGGAAGCTGTTGTCTTACCAACCAATGCTGGGCAGGTTACAGATGCTCCTGGATCTATTTCTAGTGAGGACGGAGGAGAATGGACTGAGGAGAATGATGAACTGTTGCAGGAGCAAGAAGAgtatgatgaagatgaagagggataccgggaagaagatgaagtacgAGAAGCAGATGATGAGATTGGAGATAGACATCAAGAGTTTGATGATATTCACTTGGAGAGTGAACGTTCAGCTGGGCTTGGGGACAATTTGGTTTTAGGCTTTAATGAGGGCGTTGAAGTTCCTGTGCCAAGTGATGAGTATGAACAAAGTCCAAGGAACAGAGAACTTGCTTATGCAGTGCTGTCTGTTTCTCTTGGCCATTGTCAAGAAGAGGAGTCCTCAGTCAGACTGAGCAGTGATGTACGGACTGGTCAACATGTTGATAGTTCTCCTCAATCAAGCATGGATGCTTCATCTAGGCTGCTGCAGGAAGCAGAGAAAGCCATGCAAGGCCTGGAGATTAAGCCTAACAACATTGATGTTACGTCAGCAGCTTCTCAGATTTTGGATAACACGGATGCTCCTGTCAGGCATGTAGTTCCATCCAGTGGCAACTTGATATTGCATTCTACTGCATCTGCTGTTGCTGCTCATGCTGAAGCTCCTAAGCTTCAGTTTGGTCTGTTTTCTGGTCCTTCCTTGATACCATCTCCTGTGCCAGCTATTCAAATTGGTTCCATACAGATGCCTCTTCATTTGCATCCTCAAGTTACTCCATCTCTTAGTCCAATGCAGCAAGCACATCCTCCTATTTTTCAGTTTGGACAGCTCAGATACTCATCTGCATTTCCTCCAGGAATTGTGCCCATGGCTTCCCCGCCAGTATCATTGGTTCAGCCAAGTGTTCcagctaatttttcttttaaccaTAATCGGGATGGCTCTTTGTCAGTTCAACCAAGTCAAGAAATCCCTGCCCAAAATCTTGTGAAAATGGATGATGCATCTCTGTCAGCGGAAAGCCAGCCAGGTGTTGTTCCTAGGCACTTCATTCTGCCTCAAGACAAGgcaatgaaaaatttaaatccGTTACCAGCGAGAGAAAAGGCAGAAGGCATGTTGACCATACAGCAGGATCGAGCAGAAAATTCTCAGTTTGTCGAGGGCAAAAATGTTCCAGATTTCCAATTAGAGCAGCTGGACCAACAGAATGAAGGTGGCAAGAACTACAAATTCATGTCAAATTCGAAAAAATGGGAAGGGCAGGGCATAACTGGGATTCCATCGTCTCAGGCCATCAGGAAAGAGAAGGATTTCAATGGATCAAGGGTTCATGGCTCTGTAAATGGTGGCAAAGTGAAGCATTACGTGTTCAAGGTTAAAACCCCTGCATCTAGATCATCTATTCCAGAAAATGAGGTTTCCCAGTCGGATTCTGCAGGATACCAAAGAAGGCAGAGACGTACTGTTAGGCGAACTGAGTTCAGAGTCAGAGAGAACAGTGAAAAAAGGCGATCAGCAATCCCTGGTTCACCCTCCCTCCTTGGGCTTGATGACAGGTCAAGTGTAAATGCTAGAAGCGCAGGAAGAACTGGTTCTGGAAAGGCTGTTTCATCAAATAATTTGCCCAAGCGGACATTTGAGTCTGAAAGTGTTAGATCTGGCTCAATGAATACTCAAGAAGTGGAATCTCGAAGCAGAAATGAAAAGCGATCTTTAAAAGAATCGATCTCAAAGAGCCAGTCTGTTCATCAGCCACTCTCTCTTGAGCAAATCCCTAAGAGCAATGTCCATGAAGAAGATATTGATGCTCCTCTTCAAAGCGGTGTTGTGCGTATTTTTCAGCAACCTGGAATAGAAGCCCCTAGTGATGAAGACGACTTCATTGAGGTGAGGTCAAAGAGGCAAATGCTGAATGACAAGCGTGagcaaagagagaaagagatcaaG GTGCCAAGGAAGTCTCGTCCCTTGCAAAATAATAACTTCCCCAGTGGCTCCAAGAGAATATCTTCTTTGAGAAGTGGAGAAACATTGACCACGGGTCACACTGACTTCGCCACCGCAGATGGACGTGATTTGGCAAATATTGAAGTATCAGTTGACTTTAGTGCCTCCATGGCGTCACAACCATTGGCTCCAATTGGGACACTTGCCGCTAAAAGTGAAGCTCAGGGTGATTCAGTTCCCCAAAATATCAT GTCCCCCCTTCCAGGTGACATTGGAAAGAGCCTTGGGCCAGCTCCAGGCTCAATATTAAAGAGCAAGAATAAGGTCATGGATAATGTTCAACCTTTGGACTCTTGGGGTAATTCGGGCATTAACCAACAG GTTATGTCCCTTACACAGTCGCAACTTGACGAGGCAATGAAGCCCGCTAAATTTGATGCACATGTTTCTGTTGGAGAATCTAGTTTTACAGTCACTGAGAGTAGTGTGCCATTGACGTCCATATCAGCAAAAGACAAATCGTTTTCTTCAGCAGCAAGTCCAATAAATTCACTGCTTGCAGGGGAGAAAATTCAGTTTG GTGCGGTAACATCTCCAACGGTTCTTCCTCCTAGCAGTCATGCTCTTTCTCATGGGATTGGCCCTCCAAATTCATGTCTTCCAGATGTTCAAGTTTCTCATAAGCTTCCTGGAGCTGAAGATGGTTGCAACATTTTCTTTGAGAAGGATAAGAACTCAGGTGAGCCCTGTGTTCATCTAGAAGATAGTGAAGCTGCAGCTGAAGCAGCTGCTTCcgctgttgctgttgctgcaaTTAGCAGTGATGAGATAGTTGGGAATGGACTGGGTTGCTCTGTTTCTGTTTCAGATGCCAAAACTTTTGGAGCTGTAGATGTTGACGGGATATCCGCAG GTGTAGCTGGTGAGCAGGAGTCAGCAAATCACTTAAGGGCAGAAGAGCCTCTGAATGTCTCTCTTCCTGCTGACCTCTCTGTTGAAACCCCTCCCATTTCCATGTGGCAACCGTTGACAAGTTCACAGAGCACTTCAAGCCAGATGCTTTCACATTTTCCTGGAGGTCCACcatctcattttcctttctatgAGATGAACCCAATGATGGGGAGTCCAATATTTGCTTTCGGTCCCAATGAAGAATCTGCATCTACACAACAGCAATCACAGAAGAGCAGTGCACCCAATTCAGGGCCACATGGGTCCTGGCCACAAGGCCATTCTGGTGTAGATTCATTTTACGGTCCTCCAGCTGGATTTACTGGCCCTTTCATCAGTCCCGGGGGTATACCTGGAGTTCAGGGCCCACCGCACATGGTTGTCTATAACCATTTTGCACCAGTTGGGCAGTTTGGACAGGTTGGCTTGAGTTTCATGGGCACTGCTTTCATACCTTCGGGAAGGCAACCTGATTGGAAGCACAATCCTGCGTCCGCTCCAATGGTTGGTGAGGGAGATATGAACAATTTAAATGCTGTTTCTGCCCAGCGCAATCCAGCAAACATGCCTGCTCCAATTCAGCATCTTGCTCCTGGCTCACCTCTATTGCCCATGGCTTCCCCTATGTTTGATGTGCCTCCTTTCCAG ACCAATCCTGAGATGTCGGTCCATACTCGATGGACGCATCTTCCTGCTTCTCCTCTCCAGTCCTCTTCAATGTCTTTGCCAATGCAGCAGCAACAAGCTGGGGCACTTCCTGCACAGTTTAATAATGGGCCTTCTGTTGACCAATCGCTAGCTGCAAACAGATATGCTGAGACTCGCACCTCAACTCCAGAAAGCAGTCGGAATTTTCCTGTGGCAACGGATGCCAGTGGCAGCCGGTTGCCTGATGAGCTAGGGCTGCTAGACCCATCAAGCTCCAGTTCAGGGGCTTCTACTAGTATTGTCACCAAGAATTCACCTTTAAATGCCAGCAACGTTAATCATCAGAATCGCAGTGATAATGACGGATGCAGCTCTGAAACAGCTGCAGTTTTTGAGAACAAATCTTCCCAGCAGAGAAGTATTTCTTCCCAGAATTACAGCAGCTCTTCTGTGTATAATTATCAGAGAGGAGGCCCTTCTCAAAAGGGCAATGAATGGCCTCACCGTCGAACAGGTTTTCCAGGACGGAACAATTCTTATGGTTCAGAAAAGAGCTTTGCTTCCTCCAAGGTGAAGCAAATATATGTGGCTAAGCAGACTATTGGTGGGAAAACAGCAACCTCATAA